From the Treponema sp. J25 genome, one window contains:
- the coaE gene encoding dephospho-CoA kinase (Dephospho-CoA kinase (CoaE) performs the final step in coenzyme A biosynthesis.), whose amino-acid sequence MGVPSLEGVSPLRSEGKQGRPSPFLIGLTGPYCAGKNYVARILEKRGLLVLDVDRLGHRALDQEKERIVHLFGPAILDATGMLNRKELGRIVFGDPEKLRTLEAIVHPRANALTLEWIEQHREHPLVINAALLHRSIVFDKLAFIILVTAPWPVRLLRGIRRDHLSLRQALLRIWQQRTFFTQYKNKNTDIYVVPNPGIGWKKQGPYKLERRIERILVREGIV is encoded by the coding sequence ATGGGCGTACCATCCCTGGAAGGTGTTTCGCCTCTTCGCAGTGAGGGGAAACAAGGCCGTCCCTCGCCTTTTCTTATCGGCCTTACAGGGCCCTACTGTGCGGGGAAAAACTACGTGGCCCGGATTCTCGAGAAGCGGGGGCTTCTGGTCCTTGACGTAGATCGCCTCGGGCACCGGGCTCTCGATCAAGAAAAAGAACGGATCGTCCACCTTTTTGGCCCCGCCATACTTGATGCAACAGGTATGCTAAATCGAAAGGAACTGGGACGCATCGTTTTTGGGGATCCAGAAAAACTGCGGACCCTGGAAGCTATCGTCCACCCCCGGGCAAATGCACTTACCCTGGAATGGATCGAGCAGCACCGGGAGCACCCTCTGGTGATCAATGCGGCCCTGTTACATCGATCCATTGTGTTTGATAAGCTGGCCTTCATCATTCTTGTCACCGCCCCCTGGCCGGTTCGGCTGCTTCGGGGCATCCGAAGGGACCACCTCTCTCTCCGACAGGCCTTGCTCCGGATATGGCAGCAGAGAACATTCTTTACTCAATATAAAAACAAAAATACCGATATATATGTTGTACCAAATCCGGGAATAGGGTGGAAGAAACAAGGGCCCTATAAATTAGAACGCCGGATTGAGAGAATCCTTGTACGGGAGGGGATCGTATAA
- a CDS encoding SPOR domain-containing protein, translating to MENKKLYLAVIIVGIFLVLVIGVSLLVFLPKKSTTTAYASTEGNQLISAESLKPGSEGTVSPGTSTTPGATSETPQSSSTKPEGIPPVNPGEWVKNPQSIQTIPSTPQSITQSRGDVIIIYGDNTVTGSRPVVSTTTPQGSSLTIEVPGKNAPAPSINTETTTGERQVEQKQTLGGAGSASALTAGPSEGSRSTTTGTPTVPKGTSNSTASAPKETVRTAPRTYTDYWIQTGAFTSKTRAEGVRSSLAQRGIKSFIEVKTVDNTTYYRVRVGPYTSKTEAEYWLKLIHSLDGFAESYISSVTVKR from the coding sequence ATGGAAAACAAGAAACTGTACCTGGCGGTCATCATCGTCGGTATCTTCCTGGTCCTGGTAATTGGGGTATCTCTCCTCGTCTTTTTACCTAAGAAATCAACAACGACGGCATATGCGTCTACAGAGGGAAATCAACTGATTTCTGCAGAAAGCCTAAAGCCTGGTTCAGAAGGAACTGTTTCTCCTGGGACTTCCACTACCCCCGGCGCAACCAGTGAAACACCCCAGTCTTCTTCCACAAAACCAGAAGGAATTCCGCCGGTCAATCCCGGAGAATGGGTAAAGAACCCTCAATCGATCCAGACTATTCCGTCGACCCCTCAGAGCATTACGCAAAGTCGGGGCGATGTAATCATCATTTATGGGGATAATACGGTGACAGGGAGTCGGCCTGTGGTTTCTACAACCACCCCACAGGGCTCTTCTCTTACCATAGAGGTGCCAGGGAAAAATGCGCCCGCCCCTTCCATAAACACCGAAACGACCACGGGGGAAAGACAGGTTGAGCAAAAACAGACCTTAGGGGGTGCGGGAAGCGCCTCTGCCCTAACCGCTGGACCCAGCGAAGGCAGCCGATCTACCACCACCGGTACTCCCACAGTCCCAAAGGGAACAAGCAACAGCACCGCGTCGGCACCAAAAGAGACCGTTCGTACTGCACCCCGCACGTATACGGACTACTGGATCCAGACGGGGGCCTTTACGTCCAAAACAAGGGCCGAAGGTGTACGGTCATCCTTAGCTCAGAGGGGTATAAAATCTTTTATCGAGGTAAAAACGGTAGACAATACCACCTATTACCGGGTGAGGGTAGGCCCCTATACTTCAAAAACCGAAGCGGAATACTGGCTTAAGCTTATTCATTCCCTCGATGGCTTTGCGGAAAGCTACATTAGCAGTGTTACGGTAAAACGCTAA